From Pseudomonas sp. G.S.17, the proteins below share one genomic window:
- a CDS encoding GNAT family N-acetyltransferase encodes MKNQVVSYQTLTDAQRKQLDLLEILPEQIPYSGDIYCALNTLLIRSTADIEGFVLLEDDQPVGFFMLKRGEYLPAWATQGSATLHALQIDRRFQGKGLGKVFLQGLPDAVRAKWPDIPQIMLSVDADNLPALNLYLGQGWVDTGEAYKGRIGYERRLLLTL; translated from the coding sequence ATGAAAAACCAGGTTGTGAGTTACCAGACGCTGACCGACGCCCAGCGAAAACAGCTGGATCTGCTGGAGATCTTGCCCGAGCAGATTCCGTACTCGGGCGATATCTACTGCGCGTTGAATACGCTGCTGATTCGGTCGACTGCTGATATCGAAGGATTCGTCCTGCTGGAGGATGACCAACCGGTAGGATTCTTCATGCTCAAACGTGGGGAGTATCTACCGGCGTGGGCGACTCAGGGTTCGGCTACGCTGCACGCCCTGCAGATCGATCGACGCTTTCAAGGTAAAGGGCTGGGCAAGGTCTTTCTGCAAGGTTTGCCAGATGCCGTTCGAGCGAAATGGCCGGATATCCCGCAAATAATGCTCTCGGTGGACGCCGATAATCTGCCTGCACTGAATCTGTATCTCGGCCAGGGTTGGGTCGATACCGGCGAAGCGTACAAAGGCCGGATCGGATATGAGCGACGTTTGCTGCTGACCTTGTAG
- a CDS encoding DinB family protein translates to MNRIQHLQLMADYNRWMNDKVYQAAAGLPCEELCADRKAFFGSIIGTLNHLVVADTIWLKRFARHSAGHKSLESITCLEDPQALSQLLFTELDALLARRQLLDQVIVEWTAALTEADLDTVMAYSNTTGIKAERNFYGLLVHFFNHQTHHRGQATTLLTQAGVDVGSTDLLALVPNFVA, encoded by the coding sequence GTGAACCGAATCCAACATTTGCAGCTGATGGCCGACTACAACCGCTGGATGAACGACAAGGTGTATCAGGCTGCGGCAGGCCTTCCCTGCGAAGAACTGTGCGCCGACCGCAAGGCATTTTTCGGTTCGATCATCGGCACGCTGAATCATCTGGTTGTCGCCGATACCATCTGGCTCAAGCGCTTTGCCCGCCATTCGGCCGGGCACAAAAGCCTTGAGTCGATCACCTGCCTGGAAGATCCGCAGGCCCTGAGTCAGTTGCTGTTCACCGAGCTGGACGCGCTGCTGGCCCGGCGACAGCTGCTTGATCAGGTGATTGTCGAGTGGACCGCCGCATTGACCGAGGCAGACCTGGACACGGTGATGGCGTACAGCAATACAACCGGGATCAAGGCCGAGCGTAATTTCTACGGTCTGCTCGTCCACTTTTTCAATCACCAGACGCACCATCGCGGGCAGGCAACGACGCTGCTCACGCAAGCAGGCGTCGATGTCGGTTCGACGGATTTGCTGGCGCTGGTGCCCAATTTCGTCGCCTGA
- a CDS encoding N-acetylmuramoyl-L-alanine amidase has product MNPATATAPTPTFKDRDSTDLIVVHCSATKASADIGVRDITQWHIQRGFDTVGYHYVIRRNGELETGRPESAIGAHVRGHNSNSIGVCLAGGVDANNKPENNFTPAQFATLEPLLRELGKRYPQAKILGHRDLSPDKNGDGKITPNEFIKACPSFDVAQWLKDL; this is encoded by the coding sequence GACAGCACCGACCTGATCGTCGTCCACTGCTCGGCGACCAAAGCCTCAGCCGACATTGGCGTGCGCGACATTACGCAATGGCATATCCAGCGCGGCTTCGACACCGTGGGTTATCACTACGTCATCCGTCGCAACGGCGAACTGGAAACCGGTCGCCCGGAAAGCGCCATCGGTGCCCATGTGCGCGGGCACAACAGCAATTCCATCGGCGTTTGTCTGGCAGGCGGCGTGGATGCGAACAACAAGCCCGAGAACAACTTCACCCCGGCACAATTCGCCACCCTTGAGCCCCTATTGCGCGAGCTGGGAAAACGTTATCCGCAGGCGAAGATTCTTGGTCACCGCGACCTGTCACCCGACAAGAACGGCGACGGCAAAATTACCCCGAACGAATTCATCAAGGCGTGTCCATCCTTCGACGTGGCGCAGTGGCTTAAGGATCTGTAG